CCGGGCTGCAGTTGATTATTACGGATTTTTTTCAGTCCCTGCGATACCAGCAGGCGATTATTGGCGTCCAGCCGCACCACATCGGCCACGGTTCCCAGCGCGACCAGGTCAGCCAGGGCGTCAAGCCTGGGGCCTTCTTTGGCATCCACCCAGCCACGGCGGCGGAACTCCGCGCGCAGCGCCAGCAAGACGTAAAAAATCACGCCAACGCCGGCCAGGTTCTTGGAAGGAAACTGGCACTCGGGATGGTTTGGGTTCACAATGGCGATGGCATCGGGCAGCGCATCCGCGGGCAGGTGATGGTCAGTAACCAGCACCTGCATGCCCAGGTCGTTGGCCGCCTGTACGCCTTCGATGCTGGCAATGCCATTGTCCACCGTGATAAGCATATCCGGCTTGCCGGCATGGTGTCGGCTGGCCAGCTCAACACTGCGGGCGACAGGCCATAGCCGGTTTCGAATCGGTTTGGCACCAGAAAATCCACATCGGCGCCAAAGGCGCGCAAACCGCGCAGGGCAACAGCGCACGCGGTGGCGCCATCGCAATCGTAATCGGCAATAATCAGCAGTTTTTTGCCGGCGGCGATGGCATCGGCAAGAATGGCTGCAGCTTTGTCGGCCTGATTGAGTTCAGACGGGTTGATCAGGTCGGCCCAGGACAGGCGCGTTTGTTCGGACGTGGCCACGCCGCGCGCGGCCCACAGGCGGGCCAGCAGTGTGTGAATGCCGCTTTCCTGCAGTTGTTTTTCGTAGTCCGGGTTGACCGAACGGGCTGTGATTTTTACTGAGACCACCATTGCTTCCATTGCTTGCGTTGACCGGGCAGCCACTTGAGCAGCGCCGGCGTAGGTTCCAGGGTGAGTGTGACCCATCGGTCGTCGCCGGTCAGGATCAGGCTGACTGGCATGGTAACAGGGTTGCCGCCCGAGTGGGTTTTAAGGGCTGTCGCCAGTTCACGCGTCAGTGTCTGTTCCACCGCCGGCAACAGCGCCAGCCAGTGACCCCATTGACGCTGGCGATGGGCCGCTTCCAGGTCGGGTATCACGATCGGCATTGCTGTTGATGGCGCAGTCAATTGTGCCGCTGCGGCGCCGCCAAACAGCCAGCCGCCATTGATTAGCGGCATTTTCCTGTCGCGTCGCGCTTCATTCACGGGGTGATGATGCCATGCAATCTGCAGTTCACTAAGCAGGCGACGCAAGGGTTTGAAAGCATCCTCCTGAGGCCAGACATGTGCCAGATCGGCGCTGGCAATCAGCGTCGGGCTGCGTGACGGCAAACTGAAACCATCTGGTACGGCAACGGTCCAGCCCTGCCGGGTGTGGCCGGTCAGCGTAAATGGGGTATCTGTAAAAATGTCCGCCGCGCTTTCATAAAGCGCCACGCTTTCCTGCTCGGTCACTGCAATGTCGCTGGCGGTAAGCATGTGTGCACCGCTGTTGCTCAGGCCAAAGTGCGCCAGTTGAAACAGCCAGACGGGCTCAGTATTTTGTGCTACTGGCACCAAAATGGGTGCCAGGGCGGCGCAGGGCGCCTGATCAGGCATGGGCGCAAAATGATAACGCTGCACCAACCAGGCTTCGTAAGGGGTGCAGCCGGTCTGGTCCGGGTCGGCCGGGTGAATATGCGGGGTGGCGTATTCGAACAGGCGTCGCAGCAGCGTTGCTGTTTTTTCCAAATGGACGGCGGTTTCGCCTGCCACCGAAAGCGGGGGAAGCGCCCCGGGAATGATCAGTTCCATGCTGGACATGCATACATAATGAAAATCCTGATTCTATGCAGCGCCAGGAATTCTGGCTTTTTGAGAAAGGGTGAAAATAAAATAGCTTGGAACATGGATTTGTATGAGGCGCCGTTCATTGCCAGTGCATCGCGTCCCGCTACGGGGTTTGTTTGCAGGGCACTCAGACGGCTTCAATTTAAGTGACCAATCGGGGAATTATAACGGCTAAGTCGCGGCAGTAAACGTATCTGGGCCAGAACGGGGATGGGCTTATTCCTGGATACAGCTTATAGCCGGTGTTGTGTTTTGGCAGTAAACAACAGCGTGGTCTACGGGCAACGGTAGCGCTGTCACAAAAAATCTAGCCAGGCTCCGGACGACTAAGGGAAAGACGACTTAACAGTAAGGGTCGGTCGGGCGGGTAAGATAAGGGAGGTCAGATGGATCAGTCAGGATTGTGTGGTCATTTTCCTGGACGCATCAACGCATCCTGCGTGTGCTTGATATCCTGAATGATGCTCTCTTCGATCAACCCGGCGTCTGAAGTGATGTTAACGCTGTATCCGTCGCCAACTGTTACCCATTTTCTGCGTTTACCGCCTGGCCCCGCCATTTTGCAAGATACCTTGAAATTGTACTGGCTTTGCGCCGGAAGGCGGCTCTTGCTCTCATCCACTTCGTAGTAGCTGGTGACATTTATCCTGAGGTCTTTCTGGTCAACCTGGGTATCACGACAGATACGTTCCCGGGAAATCAGTTTCCAGATCTGTTCTTCAGTATTGTGTTTCGGGCGGAAAAAATAATGAAAAATGAGGAATGCAGCTATACCTGCAATAATTAATACGCTATCAATACTCATTGGTTATCCTCATTTAGGTAAGGGTAGGATCTTACCTATCATTTGCCCACTTAGGTAAGGTATTGGTCTTTTATGACGAACCGTTTTTGCATTTTCAGGGTTTATGGCATTGATCAGGCCTCATAGGGGCATAATGGTTAGCCAACCATCAAAATGGATACGACATGAACAGAAAAGCCATACAAATCTCAACCTCACCGTTAAACGCCGGTGGCGTCGTGTTAATCACTGTGGCCAATGATGGTTCCATCTGGCAATCGAACAGGCAAAACATGTCGTCATCCAGTGATAAATGGTCTGAATGGACACGACTGCCCGATCTGCCTCAAGGCGATGTCGACGATGCGTCAAAGTCGGGGGATGACGTCCAGGCCCAAGTATCGGTTCCTTGCCATTGCGTCGAAGTTTTCGTCAGTTGCAGCAACGTGCGCAGGCCGGTTTGCCTGGTACCTTGTTGCACTGCCATGTCAGGCGAATGAGTAATCGTATTTTGATAGCCTACGCATTATGTGATAGGGGGATAGGGTCGGCTATATGGCGCTTTGTCTGTCTTTATGACGCTCAATGTCATTTGTCATGAGCGTAAAAAAAAGCGCAGGCAAGTGCCCACAAGAGCGGACAGGAACACTAATCCGGCACGTGAAGCGGGTATTTTTCATAGCATCAGTCCACAATAAACAGTTTAACGCCGGTACGGGTGAATGACCGGTGGGCCGCATCGCCAAAATCGGAGACCTGATAGCTCATGCCTGCAGTGAGCATGAATGTGCGACCATCTTTCAGTTGTGATTCCAGCTCGCCTTCCAGCACATACAGAATATGCCCGCGATCGCACCAATGATCGGCCAGATAACCCGGGGAATATTCGACTACGCGTACACGAATGTCGCCGATATTGAGTGTGCGCCATAATGCCTGGCCTTGCTCGCCCGGATGTTCGGTAGCTGGTAATTTTTCCCAATCGGTAACGGTAAAGGCCAGGGCAGGTATCTTCAAAGTAAACCTTTGCGCAAATTAATTGTCCGGTTGCAATTATAGCGCGGCCACTGCATTTATTATCAAACAGATATGAACCAGGATAGCGCCTATGACAATCGTCATGGCGCCATTTTTTCGCCATGCTTCAGGCAAACCCGAGTGTTCCGCCATTTCCCGCTGAACCAAGCCGTTACAGGGATATACGTCACACGGGGCTATAGACCGTGCTGCAGCTCATGCTCCGAGAGCAGACCCAGTGTCTGCACATACCCGAAAATGCTAATGGAAATACTGATTGGCAACGTAACGCCGTATCCGCGACATATTCAGAAAATCAATATCCTGCCGGTGCCGCTGCTTTTCTACCAGTGTAATAAATT
Above is a window of Advenella kashmirensis WT001 DNA encoding:
- a CDS encoding DHCW motif cupin fold protein; the protein is MKIPALAFTVTDWEKLPATEHPGEQGQALWRTLNIGDIRVRVVEYSPGYLADHWCDRGHILYVLEGELESQLKDGRTFMLTAGMSYQVSDFGDAAHRSFTRTGVKLFIVD